Proteins encoded together in one Columba livia isolate bColLiv1 breed racing homer chromosome 3, bColLiv1.pat.W.v2, whole genome shotgun sequence window:
- the MAPRE3 gene encoding microtubule-associated protein RP/EB family member 3 isoform X3 yields MQRWGMAVNVYSTSVTSENLSRHDMLAWVNDSLQLNYTKIEQLCSGAAYCQFMDMLFPGCVHLRKVKFQAKLEHEYIHNFKVLQAAFKKMGVDKIIAVERLVKGKFQDNFEFIQWFKKFFDANYDGKEYNPLLARQGQDVTPPPNPVPQRTSPTGPKNTPNPARLSNVPSSILRKNSPATRNGGSEADAQILELNQQLMDLKLTVDGLEKERDFYFSKLRDIELICQEHENENSPIIAGIISVLYATEEGFAPPEDDELEEQQPEDQDEY; encoded by the exons ATGCAGCG CTGGGGCATGGCCGTCAATGTGTACTCGACGTCGGTGACCAGCGAGAACCTGAGCCGCCATGACATGCTCGCCTGGGTCAACGACTCCCTCCAGCTCAACTACACCAAGATCGAGCAGCTCTGCTCAG GCGCTGCCTACTGCCAGTTCATGGACATGCTGTTCCCCGGCTGCGTCCACCTGCGCAAGGTGAAGTTCCAGGCCAAGCTGGAGCACGAGTACATCCACAACTTCAAGGTGCTCCAGGCCGCCTTCAAGAAGATGGGAGTGGACAAA ATCATCGCGGTGGAGAGGCTGGTGAAGGGCAAGTTCCAGGACAACTTCGAGTTCATCCAGTGGTTTAAGAAGTTCTTCGACGCCAACTACGACGGGAAGGAGTACAACCCGCTGCTGGCGCGGCAGGGCCAGGACGTCACGCCCCCCCCAAACCCAG TGCCCCAGAGGACCTCTCCCACCGGCCCCAAAAACACGCCAAACCCAGCCCGGCTCAGCAACGTGCCCAGCAGCATCCTCCGGAAAAACTCCCCCGCCACCCGCAACGGGGGCAGCGAGGCCGATGCGCAGATCCTGGAGCTCAACCAGCAG CTGATGGACCTGAAGCTGACAGTGGACGGGCTGGAGAAGGAGCGGGATTTCTACTTCAGCAAACTGCGGGACATTGAGCTGATCTGCCAGGAGCACGAGAACGAGAACAGCCCCATCATCGCTGGCATCATCAGCGTCCTCTACGCCACAGAG GAGGGCTTCGCCCCACCAGAGGACGAcgagctggaggagcagcagccagaggaCCAGGACGAGTACTAG
- the MAPRE3 gene encoding microtubule-associated protein RP/EB family member 3 isoform X2, with product MAVNVYSTSVTSENLSRHDMLAWVNDSLQLNYTKIEQLCSGAAYCQFMDMLFPGCVHLRKVKFQAKLEHEYIHNFKVLQAAFKKMGVDKIIAVERLVKGKFQDNFEFIQWFKKFFDANYDGKEYNPLLARQGQDVTPPPNPGDHIFNKPKKPIGTAVPQRTSPTGPKNTPNPARLSNVPSSILRKNSPATRNGGSEADAQILELNQQLMDLKLTVDGLEKERDFYFSKLRDIELICQEHENENSPIIAGIISVLYATEEGFAPPEDDELEEQQPEDQDEY from the exons ATGGCCGTCAATGTGTACTCGACGTCGGTGACCAGCGAGAACCTGAGCCGCCATGACATGCTCGCCTGGGTCAACGACTCCCTCCAGCTCAACTACACCAAGATCGAGCAGCTCTGCTCAG GCGCTGCCTACTGCCAGTTCATGGACATGCTGTTCCCCGGCTGCGTCCACCTGCGCAAGGTGAAGTTCCAGGCCAAGCTGGAGCACGAGTACATCCACAACTTCAAGGTGCTCCAGGCCGCCTTCAAGAAGATGGGAGTGGACAAA ATCATCGCGGTGGAGAGGCTGGTGAAGGGCAAGTTCCAGGACAACTTCGAGTTCATCCAGTGGTTTAAGAAGTTCTTCGACGCCAACTACGACGGGAAGGAGTACAACCCGCTGCTGGCGCGGCAGGGCCAGGACGTCACGCCCCCCCCAAACCCAGGTGATCACATCTTCAACAAACCCAAGAAACCCATTGGCACTGCAG TGCCCCAGAGGACCTCTCCCACCGGCCCCAAAAACACGCCAAACCCAGCCCGGCTCAGCAACGTGCCCAGCAGCATCCTCCGGAAAAACTCCCCCGCCACCCGCAACGGGGGCAGCGAGGCCGATGCGCAGATCCTGGAGCTCAACCAGCAG CTGATGGACCTGAAGCTGACAGTGGACGGGCTGGAGAAGGAGCGGGATTTCTACTTCAGCAAACTGCGGGACATTGAGCTGATCTGCCAGGAGCACGAGAACGAGAACAGCCCCATCATCGCTGGCATCATCAGCGTCCTCTACGCCACAGAG GAGGGCTTCGCCCCACCAGAGGACGAcgagctggaggagcagcagccagaggaCCAGGACGAGTACTAG
- the DPYSL5 gene encoding dihydropyrimidinase-related protein 5 isoform X1, with product MLANAATMRILIKGGKVVNDDCTLEADVYIENGIIQQVGRELMIPGGAKVIDATGKLVIPGGIDTSTHFHQTFMNATCVDDFYHGTKAALVGGTTMIIGHVLPDKETSLLDAYEKCRSLADPKVCCDYALHMGITWWAPKVKAEMETLVREKGVNSFQMFMTYKDLYMLRDSELYQVFRACRDIGAIARVHAENGELVAEGAKEALDLGITGPEGIEISRPEELEAEATHRVITIANRTHCPVYLVNVSSMSAGDVIAAAKMQGKVVYAETTTAHATLTGLHYYHQDWFHAAAYVTVPPLRLDTNTSAYLMSLLANDTLNIVASDHRPFSTKQKAMGKEDFTKIPHGVSGVQDRMNIIWERGVVGGKMDENRFVAVTSSNAAKIHNLYPRKGRIIPGADADVVVWDPEATKTISASTQVQGGDINLYENMRCHGVPLVTISRGRVVYENGVFMCAEGTGKFCPLRSFPDSVYKKLVQREKSLKLRGVDRTPYLGDVAVVVHAGKKETGTPLADTPTRPATRHGGMRDLHESSFSLSGSQIDDHVPKRASARILAPPGGRSSGIW from the exons ATGCTGGCCAACGCGGCCACCATGCGGATCCTCATCAAGGGGGGGAAGGTGGTGAACGATGACTGCACGCTGGAGGCCGACGTCTACATCGAGAACGGCATCATCCAGCAAGTGGGCCGTGAGCTCATGATCCCCGGCGGGGCCAAGGTCATCGACGCCACCGGCAAGCTCGTCATCCCCGGTGGCATCGACACCAGCACCCACTTCCACCAGACCTTCATGAACGCCACCTGCGTGGATGACTTCTACCACGGCACCAAG GCAGCTCTGGTGGGAGGGACGACGATGATCATCGGCCACGTCCTGCCCGACAAGGAGACCTCGCTGCTGGACGCCTACGAGAAGTGCCGCAGCCTGGCCGACCCCAAGGTCTGCTGCGACTACGCCCTGCACATGGGCATCACTTGGTGGGCGCCCAAG GTGAAGGCGGAGATGGAGACGCTGGTGCGGGAGAAGGGGGTGAACTCCTTTCAGATGTTCATGACCTACAAGGACCTGTACATGCTGCGGGACAGCGAGCTCTACCAGGTCTTCAGGGCCTGCCGCGACATCGGGGCCATCGCCCGCGTCCACGCCGAGAACGGCGAGCTGGTGGCCGAG GGAGCGAAGGAGGCGCTGGATCTGGGCATCACGGGGCCGGAGGGCATCGAGATCAGCCGGCCTGAAGAG CTGGAGGCTGAGGCCACGCACCGTGTCATCACCATCGCCAACAGG ACCCACTGCCCCGTCTACCTGGTGAACGTCTCCAGCATGTCTGCGGGGGACGTCATCGCCGCTGCCAAGATGCAAG GGAAGGTGGTGTACGCGGAGACGACCACGGCGCACGCCACGCTCACCGGGCTGCACTACTACCACCAGGACTGGTTCCACGCCGCCGCCTACGTCACCGTGCCGCCGCTGCGCCTGGACACCAACACCTCCGCCTACCTCATGAGCCTGCTCGCCAA CGACACACTGAACATCGTGGCCTCTGACCACCGGCCCTTCAGCACCAAGCAGAAGGCCATGGGCAAGGAGGACTTTACCAAGATCCCCCACGGCGTGAGCGGGGTGCAGGACCGCATGAACATCATCTGGGAGCGAGGCGTG GTTGGGGGCAAGATGGATGAGAACCGCTTCGTGGCCGTGACCAGCTCCAACGCCGCCAAGATCCACAACCTGTACCCCCGCAAGGGCCGGATCATCCCCGGGGCCGACGCCGACGTCGTGGTCTGGGACCCCGAGGCCACCAA GACCATCTCAGCCAGCACCCAGGTGCAGGGCGGGGACATCAACCTGTACGAGAACATGCGGTGCCACGGGGTGCCCCTGGTCACCATCAGCCGCGGGCGAGTGGTCTATGAGAACGGCGTCTTCATGTGCGCCGAGGGCACCGGCAAGTTCTGCCCCCTCCGCTCCTTCCCAGACTCCGTCTACAAGAAGCTGGTGCAGCGGGAGAAG AGTTTGAAGCTGCGGGGTGTGGATCGCACCCCGTACCTGGGGGACGTGGCCGTGGTTGTGCATGCCGGGAAAAAAGAGACGGGGACGCCCCTGGCTGATACGCCCACCCGCCCCGCCACGCGACACGGGGGCATGAGGGACCTCCACGAGTCCAGCTTCAGCCTGTCCG GTTCTCAGATCGATGACCACGTTCCAAAGCGAGCTTCGGCCCGGATTCTCGCTCCCCCCGGAGGCCGGTCGAGTGGCATTTGGTAG
- the DPYSL5 gene encoding dihydropyrimidinase-related protein 5 isoform X2, whose translation MLANAATMRILIKGGKVVNDDCTLEADVYIENGIIQQVGRELMIPGGAKVIDATGKLVIPGGIDTSTHFHQTFMNATCVDDFYHGTKAALVGGTTMIIGHVLPDKETSLLDAYEKCRSLADPKVCCDYALHMGITWWAPKVKAEMETLVREKGVNSFQMFMTYKDLYMLRDSELYQVFRACRDIGAIARVHAENGELVAEGAKEALDLGITGPEGIEISRPEELEAEATHRVITIANRTHCPVYLVNVSSMSAGDVIAAAKMQGKVVYAETTTAHATLTGLHYYHQDWFHAAAYVTVPPLRLDTNTSAYLMSLLANDTLNIVASDHRPFSTKQKAMGKEDFTKIPHGVSGVQDRMNIIWERGVVGGKMDENRFVAVTSSNAAKIHNLYPRKGRIIPGADADVVVWDPEATKTISASTQVQGGDINLYENMRCHGVPLVTISRGRVVYENGVFMCAEGTGKFCPLRSFPDSVYKKLVQREKVLRSMTTFQSELRPGFSLPPEAGRVAFGRAGDLSPN comes from the exons ATGCTGGCCAACGCGGCCACCATGCGGATCCTCATCAAGGGGGGGAAGGTGGTGAACGATGACTGCACGCTGGAGGCCGACGTCTACATCGAGAACGGCATCATCCAGCAAGTGGGCCGTGAGCTCATGATCCCCGGCGGGGCCAAGGTCATCGACGCCACCGGCAAGCTCGTCATCCCCGGTGGCATCGACACCAGCACCCACTTCCACCAGACCTTCATGAACGCCACCTGCGTGGATGACTTCTACCACGGCACCAAG GCAGCTCTGGTGGGAGGGACGACGATGATCATCGGCCACGTCCTGCCCGACAAGGAGACCTCGCTGCTGGACGCCTACGAGAAGTGCCGCAGCCTGGCCGACCCCAAGGTCTGCTGCGACTACGCCCTGCACATGGGCATCACTTGGTGGGCGCCCAAG GTGAAGGCGGAGATGGAGACGCTGGTGCGGGAGAAGGGGGTGAACTCCTTTCAGATGTTCATGACCTACAAGGACCTGTACATGCTGCGGGACAGCGAGCTCTACCAGGTCTTCAGGGCCTGCCGCGACATCGGGGCCATCGCCCGCGTCCACGCCGAGAACGGCGAGCTGGTGGCCGAG GGAGCGAAGGAGGCGCTGGATCTGGGCATCACGGGGCCGGAGGGCATCGAGATCAGCCGGCCTGAAGAG CTGGAGGCTGAGGCCACGCACCGTGTCATCACCATCGCCAACAGG ACCCACTGCCCCGTCTACCTGGTGAACGTCTCCAGCATGTCTGCGGGGGACGTCATCGCCGCTGCCAAGATGCAAG GGAAGGTGGTGTACGCGGAGACGACCACGGCGCACGCCACGCTCACCGGGCTGCACTACTACCACCAGGACTGGTTCCACGCCGCCGCCTACGTCACCGTGCCGCCGCTGCGCCTGGACACCAACACCTCCGCCTACCTCATGAGCCTGCTCGCCAA CGACACACTGAACATCGTGGCCTCTGACCACCGGCCCTTCAGCACCAAGCAGAAGGCCATGGGCAAGGAGGACTTTACCAAGATCCCCCACGGCGTGAGCGGGGTGCAGGACCGCATGAACATCATCTGGGAGCGAGGCGTG GTTGGGGGCAAGATGGATGAGAACCGCTTCGTGGCCGTGACCAGCTCCAACGCCGCCAAGATCCACAACCTGTACCCCCGCAAGGGCCGGATCATCCCCGGGGCCGACGCCGACGTCGTGGTCTGGGACCCCGAGGCCACCAA GACCATCTCAGCCAGCACCCAGGTGCAGGGCGGGGACATCAACCTGTACGAGAACATGCGGTGCCACGGGGTGCCCCTGGTCACCATCAGCCGCGGGCGAGTGGTCTATGAGAACGGCGTCTTCATGTGCGCCGAGGGCACCGGCAAGTTCTGCCCCCTCCGCTCCTTCCCAGACTCCGTCTACAAGAAGCTGGTGCAGCGGGAGAAG GTTCTCAGATCGATGACCACGTTCCAAAGCGAGCTTCGGCCCGGATTCTCGCTCCCCCCGGAGGCCGGTCGAGTGGCATTTGGTAGAGCTGGGGACCTGTCTCCCAACTGA
- the MAPRE3 gene encoding microtubule-associated protein RP/EB family member 3 isoform X1, with protein sequence MQRWGMAVNVYSTSVTSENLSRHDMLAWVNDSLQLNYTKIEQLCSGAAYCQFMDMLFPGCVHLRKVKFQAKLEHEYIHNFKVLQAAFKKMGVDKIIAVERLVKGKFQDNFEFIQWFKKFFDANYDGKEYNPLLARQGQDVTPPPNPGDHIFNKPKKPIGTAVPQRTSPTGPKNTPNPARLSNVPSSILRKNSPATRNGGSEADAQILELNQQLMDLKLTVDGLEKERDFYFSKLRDIELICQEHENENSPIIAGIISVLYATEEGFAPPEDDELEEQQPEDQDEY encoded by the exons ATGCAGCG CTGGGGCATGGCCGTCAATGTGTACTCGACGTCGGTGACCAGCGAGAACCTGAGCCGCCATGACATGCTCGCCTGGGTCAACGACTCCCTCCAGCTCAACTACACCAAGATCGAGCAGCTCTGCTCAG GCGCTGCCTACTGCCAGTTCATGGACATGCTGTTCCCCGGCTGCGTCCACCTGCGCAAGGTGAAGTTCCAGGCCAAGCTGGAGCACGAGTACATCCACAACTTCAAGGTGCTCCAGGCCGCCTTCAAGAAGATGGGAGTGGACAAA ATCATCGCGGTGGAGAGGCTGGTGAAGGGCAAGTTCCAGGACAACTTCGAGTTCATCCAGTGGTTTAAGAAGTTCTTCGACGCCAACTACGACGGGAAGGAGTACAACCCGCTGCTGGCGCGGCAGGGCCAGGACGTCACGCCCCCCCCAAACCCAGGTGATCACATCTTCAACAAACCCAAGAAACCCATTGGCACTGCAG TGCCCCAGAGGACCTCTCCCACCGGCCCCAAAAACACGCCAAACCCAGCCCGGCTCAGCAACGTGCCCAGCAGCATCCTCCGGAAAAACTCCCCCGCCACCCGCAACGGGGGCAGCGAGGCCGATGCGCAGATCCTGGAGCTCAACCAGCAG CTGATGGACCTGAAGCTGACAGTGGACGGGCTGGAGAAGGAGCGGGATTTCTACTTCAGCAAACTGCGGGACATTGAGCTGATCTGCCAGGAGCACGAGAACGAGAACAGCCCCATCATCGCTGGCATCATCAGCGTCCTCTACGCCACAGAG GAGGGCTTCGCCCCACCAGAGGACGAcgagctggaggagcagcagccagaggaCCAGGACGAGTACTAG